From a single Drosophila sulfurigaster albostrigata strain 15112-1811.04 chromosome 3, ASM2355843v2, whole genome shotgun sequence genomic region:
- the LOC133842940 gene encoding TBC1 domain family member 9 isoform X2, producing the protein MWIQPKDLLLPSPFWIAEMYSKYFVLQKRRGHGESRGFGSMLVGTFDSVMSTKPAPYRILHQTPSSEVSYEIAIGLTQDEIVKDWEWLQTNLFSVLNEMENEEEVTNFTICKIQSLYAQNNQDDTGESPDFKVMTSQFRKIFKMPEEERLVNSYSATYVKNKIPRQGQLYISLNHVCFYSYILSEEIKRIIRFAELEDISRSGKTIYLKTTNNMTYNFTLIFNASKAHALIEQLNKMAIQKLIQDPESPVVDHDTSNYTRFATKMSKEPVLLRDLTARQKSEEFRVYFRLPQTEIIDGKIKADIWTPYSKRFHAGYIYLSPNFFCFRSDVKDLVSLVIPMKTIKSVEKKDDGQQRYDNQIVIFSSDNVPFMFSKIVDREVLISKITDLLSRIHIPVSRERAKYDISWSKQTALLNTFKTQFSPDIQKKQEQKLARWEDHFRDFGRGIAMFRTTDVINLIVEGIPDKLRQEIWLIFSGAIHDKEMNPGLYEDLVEKAACIKNSFVHDEIDRDLPRSLPEHPAFQCTDGIGALRRVLQAYALRNPQVGYCQAMNIVSSVFLLFCDEENAFWMLAALCENLLPDYYQDKIVGAQIDQGVLNELVATHLSDLHEHLERLGVIKMISISWFLTIFISVISYESSLQILDCFFYEGAKIIFMISLQIIEWNRDKLLDCQDDGEAMLVLQTYLEGIYNPEYQVPPPTDKRKQERPQTQTVQTLIYEAYTKFGAELTQQRIEELRNKHRRLTVRQFDIDNEKTIVKAHVQNPYFERLELHTLLTIIREEKLVLKSVQQQQKTQSLSEAPQLQHHQSPARDIMPGGGSGRHEAYSVNYEVFHTLFSELTPWRKCVSVDIAEKLFRLTDKKGTGQLDFGQLVNALGLVCSNKSTEKLKLLFVLHLPPLLSKAEIERTRRPRPRTKDDAEEAIEAEDFFDDDASESIEALPSPSDQNFDADDFALISATQHLHNLAGISGNTFMDLSRTPNLSLNSNASSLAHRNSTFYVDLPGAAGLAGLSDLGAARMTPPTTAGAASAAAAGSNAATAAEQMLLNVETISNFSQISDLVAATRLDRADSNATDTRSLGSLGYLLDQPSEGAAGGHSPVPHMRKENFQLLWRSIIEIMGCVQDEDMRRAYENLIELGNSNIKKEPSLESFTQLNLAGSGDEQPDNNGNPTTPAAEPSSTTRLFIALEEELRQAKAAAAGGGSAAATRTTNTTSSGSSSSTNISDGWHISIKQFIATALTCECIEKAFQTSTRIVEQIEQLQKKRRKCLSTNYNY; encoded by the exons AAATTGCAATTGGTCTGACGCAAGACGAGATCGTAAAGGACTGGGAATGGCTGCAAACGAATCTCTTCAGTGTGCtcaatgaaatggaaaatgaggAGGAAGTGACAAACTTTACAATCTGCAAAATACAATCGCTGTATGCTCAAAATAATCAAGACGATACCGGTGAATCGCCGGACTTTAAAGTGATGACCTCACAGTTTCGAAAAATCTTCAAAATGCCCGAAGAGGAGCGTCTGGTCAACTCGTATTCAGCGAC ATATGTCAAGAACAAAATACCAAGGCAAGGACAATTGTACATCTCGCTGAATCATGTCTGTTTCTATTCCTATATCTTGAGCGAGGAGATTAAGCGTATCATACGTTTTGCGGAATTGGAGGACATCAGTCGCAGTGGCAAAACAATCTATTTGAAGACTACCAATAACATGACCTACAATTTTACGCTGATCTTTAATGCAAGTAAAGCGCATGCTCTAATCGAGCAGCTCAATAAGATGGCCATACAAAAGCTGATACAGGATCCAGAGAGTCCTGTTGTCGATCACGACACTTCGAATTACACACGCTTTGCCACAAAGATGTCGAAAGAACCTGTGCTCCTGCGAGACTTGACAGCACGTCAGAAATCCGAGGAGTTTCGAGTTTATTTCCGTCTACCACAAACAGAAATTATTGATGGCAAAATCAAGGCGGATATCTGGACGCCGTACTCGAAGCGTTTTCATGCCGGCTACATTTATCTATCGCCCAATTTCTTCTGCTTTCGCAGCGATGTCAAGGATTTGGTTAGCCTTGTCATACCCATGAAGACTATTAAG AGCGTCGAGAAGAAGGACGATGGCCAGCAGCGTTATGACAACCAGATTGTCATTTTTTCGTCGGATAATGTGCCCTTCATGTTCTCAAAGATTGTCGATCGTGAAGTGCTCATCTCCAAGATCACAGATCTACTTTCCCGCATACACAT TCCCGTGAGCAGGGAGCGCGCTAAATATGATATATCCTGGAGTAAGCAGACTGCTTTACTCAACACATTCAAGACGCAGTTCAGTCCCGACATACAGAAGAAACAGGAACAAAAGTTAGCAAGATGGGAGGATCATTTTCGTGATTTTGGACGTGGCATCGCGATGTTTCGCACTACAGATGTGATCAATTTGATTGTGGAAGGCATACCCGATAAATTGCGACAGGAGATCTGGCTCATCTTCTCGGGTGCCATACATGACAAGGAAATGAATCCTGGACTGTATGAGGATCTCGTAGAGAAGGCTGCCTGCATTAAAAATAGCTTTGTCCACGACGAGATCGATCGTGATTTGCCACGCTCGCTACCAGAACATCCGGCCTTCCAATGCACTGATGGCATTGGCGCCTTGCGACGCGTGCTCCAAGCGTATGCATTACGGAATCCGCAGGTTGGCTACTGTCAGGCCATGAACATTGTATCATCGGtatttctattgttttgtGATGAGGAGAACGCCTTCTGGATGCTGGCGGCGCTCTGCGAGAATCTATTGCCTGACTATTACCAGGACAAGATTGTGGGTGCCCAAATCGATCAAGGTGTGCTCAATGAGTTGGTGGCAACGCACCTATCCGATTTGCATGAACATCTGGAGCGATTGGGTGTCATAAAGATGATCTCCATCTCCTGGTTCCTCACCATATTCATAAGCGTCATCAGCTACGAGAGTTCGCTGCAAATTCTCGATTGTTTTTTCTACGAGGGCGCCAAAatcatatttatgatttcgCTGCAAATCATCGAATGGAATCGAGACAAGCTGCTCGATTGTCAGGACGATGGCGAAGCTATGCTGGTATTGCAAACGTATTTGGAGGGCATCTACAATCCAGAGTATCAAGTGCCACCGCCCACAGACAAGCGCAAACAAGAACGCCCCCAAACCCAAACAGTGCAGACTCTCATCTACGAGGCGTATACGAAATTCGGTGCAGAGCTCACGCAACAACGCATCGAGGAGTTGAGAAATAAACATCGTCGACTCACTGTGCGACAATTTGACATTGACAACGAGAAGACTATTGTGAAGGCGCATGTCCAGAACCCATACTTCGAGCGCCTTGAGCTGCACACGCTGCTCACGATTATCAGAGAGGAGAAGCTGGTGCTAAAGTCggttcagcagcagcagaagacaCAAAGCTTGAGCGAGGCGCCACAGCTGCAGCATCATCAATCGCCCGCACGTGATATTATGCCAGGCGGCGGCAGTGGACGCCATGAGGCCTACTCGGTTAACTATGAAGTATTCCACACGCTTTTCAGCGAGCTGACGCCCTGGCGCAAATGCGTCAGTGTCGACATAGCCGAGAAGCTGTTCAGG CTCACGGATAAGAAGGGCACGGGACAGCTGGACTTTGGGCAGCTTGTCAATGCCTTGGGCTTGGTTTGCTCCAACAAGAGCACGGAGAAGTTGAagctgttgtttgtgttgcatttGCCGCCGCTGTTGTCGAAGGCGGAAATTGAGCGCACACGTCGTCCTCGTCCACGCACCAAAGATGATGCCGAGGAGGCCATCGAAGCGGAGGATTTCTTTGA TGATGATGCCTCCGAGTCGATTGAAGCGCTGCCATCGCCATCGGATCAGAACTTCGATGCCGATGACTTTGCCTTGATCAGCGCCACACAGCATTTGCATAATCTGGCTGGCATATCGGGCAACACATTCATGGACTTGTCACGCACACCGAATCTATCGCTGAACTCGAATGCCTCGTCGCTGGCGCATCGCAACTCGACGTTCTATGTGGATCTGCCGGGTGCTGCTGGCCTAGCTGGACTGTCGG ATTTGGGAGCGGCCCGCATGACGCCCCCGACGACAGCTGGGgctgcatcagcagcagcagctggttcAAATGCGGCTACAGCCGCCGAGCAAATGCTACTGAACGTTGAGACTATATCGAATTTCTCGCAGATCAGCGATCTGGTTGCAGCCACACGACTTGATCGTGCCGACTCCAACGCTACGGACACACGCAGCCTGGGCAGTCTGGGCTATTTGCTGGATCAACCCAGTGAGGGAGCCGCTGGCGGCCATTCGCCAGTGCCGCATATGCGTAAAGAGAATTTCCAGCTGCTGTGGCGCAGCATTATCGAGATCATGGGTTGTGTGCAGGACGAGGATATGCGACGAGCAT ATGAAAATCTCATTGAGTTGGGCAACAGCAATATCAAAAAGGAGCCGAGCTTGGAAAGCTTTACACAGCTAAATTTGGCAGGCAGCGGAGATGAG CAACCGGATAACAATGGCAATCCCACAACGCCGGCTGCAGAGCCGAGCAGCACAACGCGTCTGTTTATTGCGCTCGAGGAGGAGCTGCGACAGGCCAAGGCAGCCGCTGCGGGTGGAGGATCCGCTGCAgccacaagaacaacaaacacaacgagcagtggcagcagcagcagcacaaacaTCTCAGATGGTTGGCACATATCCATCAAACAGTTTATCGCCACAGCGCTCACATGCGAATGCATTGAGAAGGCATTCCAGACGAGCACACGCATTGTGGAGCAGATCGAACAGCTGCAGAAGAAGAGACGCAAATGCTTGTCCaccaactacaactactaa
- the LOC133842940 gene encoding TBC1 domain family member 9 isoform X1 translates to MWIQPKDLLLPSPFWIAEMYSKYFVLQKRRGHGESRGFGSMLVGTFDSVMSTKPAPYRILHQTPSSEVSYEIAIGLTQDEIVKDWEWLQTNLFSVLNEMENEEEVTNFTICKIQSLYAQNNQDDTGESPDFKVMTSQFRKIFKMPEEERLVNSYSATYVKNKIPRQGQLYISLNHVCFYSYILSEEIKRIIRFAELEDISRSGKTIYLKTTNNMTYNFTLIFNASKAHALIEQLNKMAIQKLIQDPESPVVDHDTSNYTRFATKMSKEPVLLRDLTARQKSEEFRVYFRLPQTEIIDGKIKADIWTPYSKRFHAGYIYLSPNFFCFRSDVKDLVSLVIPMKTIKSVEKKDDGQQRYDNQIVIFSSDNVPFMFSKIVDREVLISKITDLLSRIHIPVSRERAKYDISWSKQTALLNTFKTQFSPDIQKKQEQKLARWEDHFRDFGRGIAMFRTTDVINLIVEGIPDKLRQEIWLIFSGAIHDKEMNPGLYEDLVEKAACIKNSFVHDEIDRDLPRSLPEHPAFQCTDGIGALRRVLQAYALRNPQVGYCQAMNIVSSVFLLFCDEENAFWMLAALCENLLPDYYQDKIVGAQIDQGVLNELVATHLSDLHEHLERLGVIKMISISWFLTIFISVISYESSLQILDCFFYEGAKIIFMISLQIIEWNRDKLLDCQDDGEAMLVLQTYLEGIYNPEYQVPPPTDKRKQERPQTQTVQTLIYEAYTKFGAELTQQRIEELRNKHRRLTVRQFDIDNEKTIVKAHVQNPYFERLELHTLLTIIREEKLVLKSVQQQQKTQSLSEAPQLQHHQSPARDIMPGGGSGRHEAYSVNYEVFHTLFSELTPWRKCVSVDIAEKLFRLTDKKGTGQLDFGQLVNALGLVCSNKSTEKLKLLFVLHLPPLLSKAEIERTRRPRPRTKDDAEEAIEAEDFFDDDASESIEALPSPSDQNFDADDFALISATQHLHNLAGISGNTFMDLSRTPNLSLNSNASSLAHRNSTFYVDLPGAAGLAGLSGTATRTDAGQEDDYDIGLHQQGRYESIDTFSDISDLGAARMTPPTTAGAASAAAAGSNAATAAEQMLLNVETISNFSQISDLVAATRLDRADSNATDTRSLGSLGYLLDQPSEGAAGGHSPVPHMRKENFQLLWRSIIEIMGCVQDEDMRRAYENLIELGNSNIKKEPSLESFTQLNLAGSGDEQPDNNGNPTTPAAEPSSTTRLFIALEEELRQAKAAAAGGGSAAATRTTNTTSSGSSSSTNISDGWHISIKQFIATALTCECIEKAFQTSTRIVEQIEQLQKKRRKCLSTNYNY, encoded by the exons AAATTGCAATTGGTCTGACGCAAGACGAGATCGTAAAGGACTGGGAATGGCTGCAAACGAATCTCTTCAGTGTGCtcaatgaaatggaaaatgaggAGGAAGTGACAAACTTTACAATCTGCAAAATACAATCGCTGTATGCTCAAAATAATCAAGACGATACCGGTGAATCGCCGGACTTTAAAGTGATGACCTCACAGTTTCGAAAAATCTTCAAAATGCCCGAAGAGGAGCGTCTGGTCAACTCGTATTCAGCGAC ATATGTCAAGAACAAAATACCAAGGCAAGGACAATTGTACATCTCGCTGAATCATGTCTGTTTCTATTCCTATATCTTGAGCGAGGAGATTAAGCGTATCATACGTTTTGCGGAATTGGAGGACATCAGTCGCAGTGGCAAAACAATCTATTTGAAGACTACCAATAACATGACCTACAATTTTACGCTGATCTTTAATGCAAGTAAAGCGCATGCTCTAATCGAGCAGCTCAATAAGATGGCCATACAAAAGCTGATACAGGATCCAGAGAGTCCTGTTGTCGATCACGACACTTCGAATTACACACGCTTTGCCACAAAGATGTCGAAAGAACCTGTGCTCCTGCGAGACTTGACAGCACGTCAGAAATCCGAGGAGTTTCGAGTTTATTTCCGTCTACCACAAACAGAAATTATTGATGGCAAAATCAAGGCGGATATCTGGACGCCGTACTCGAAGCGTTTTCATGCCGGCTACATTTATCTATCGCCCAATTTCTTCTGCTTTCGCAGCGATGTCAAGGATTTGGTTAGCCTTGTCATACCCATGAAGACTATTAAG AGCGTCGAGAAGAAGGACGATGGCCAGCAGCGTTATGACAACCAGATTGTCATTTTTTCGTCGGATAATGTGCCCTTCATGTTCTCAAAGATTGTCGATCGTGAAGTGCTCATCTCCAAGATCACAGATCTACTTTCCCGCATACACAT TCCCGTGAGCAGGGAGCGCGCTAAATATGATATATCCTGGAGTAAGCAGACTGCTTTACTCAACACATTCAAGACGCAGTTCAGTCCCGACATACAGAAGAAACAGGAACAAAAGTTAGCAAGATGGGAGGATCATTTTCGTGATTTTGGACGTGGCATCGCGATGTTTCGCACTACAGATGTGATCAATTTGATTGTGGAAGGCATACCCGATAAATTGCGACAGGAGATCTGGCTCATCTTCTCGGGTGCCATACATGACAAGGAAATGAATCCTGGACTGTATGAGGATCTCGTAGAGAAGGCTGCCTGCATTAAAAATAGCTTTGTCCACGACGAGATCGATCGTGATTTGCCACGCTCGCTACCAGAACATCCGGCCTTCCAATGCACTGATGGCATTGGCGCCTTGCGACGCGTGCTCCAAGCGTATGCATTACGGAATCCGCAGGTTGGCTACTGTCAGGCCATGAACATTGTATCATCGGtatttctattgttttgtGATGAGGAGAACGCCTTCTGGATGCTGGCGGCGCTCTGCGAGAATCTATTGCCTGACTATTACCAGGACAAGATTGTGGGTGCCCAAATCGATCAAGGTGTGCTCAATGAGTTGGTGGCAACGCACCTATCCGATTTGCATGAACATCTGGAGCGATTGGGTGTCATAAAGATGATCTCCATCTCCTGGTTCCTCACCATATTCATAAGCGTCATCAGCTACGAGAGTTCGCTGCAAATTCTCGATTGTTTTTTCTACGAGGGCGCCAAAatcatatttatgatttcgCTGCAAATCATCGAATGGAATCGAGACAAGCTGCTCGATTGTCAGGACGATGGCGAAGCTATGCTGGTATTGCAAACGTATTTGGAGGGCATCTACAATCCAGAGTATCAAGTGCCACCGCCCACAGACAAGCGCAAACAAGAACGCCCCCAAACCCAAACAGTGCAGACTCTCATCTACGAGGCGTATACGAAATTCGGTGCAGAGCTCACGCAACAACGCATCGAGGAGTTGAGAAATAAACATCGTCGACTCACTGTGCGACAATTTGACATTGACAACGAGAAGACTATTGTGAAGGCGCATGTCCAGAACCCATACTTCGAGCGCCTTGAGCTGCACACGCTGCTCACGATTATCAGAGAGGAGAAGCTGGTGCTAAAGTCggttcagcagcagcagaagacaCAAAGCTTGAGCGAGGCGCCACAGCTGCAGCATCATCAATCGCCCGCACGTGATATTATGCCAGGCGGCGGCAGTGGACGCCATGAGGCCTACTCGGTTAACTATGAAGTATTCCACACGCTTTTCAGCGAGCTGACGCCCTGGCGCAAATGCGTCAGTGTCGACATAGCCGAGAAGCTGTTCAGG CTCACGGATAAGAAGGGCACGGGACAGCTGGACTTTGGGCAGCTTGTCAATGCCTTGGGCTTGGTTTGCTCCAACAAGAGCACGGAGAAGTTGAagctgttgtttgtgttgcatttGCCGCCGCTGTTGTCGAAGGCGGAAATTGAGCGCACACGTCGTCCTCGTCCACGCACCAAAGATGATGCCGAGGAGGCCATCGAAGCGGAGGATTTCTTTGA TGATGATGCCTCCGAGTCGATTGAAGCGCTGCCATCGCCATCGGATCAGAACTTCGATGCCGATGACTTTGCCTTGATCAGCGCCACACAGCATTTGCATAATCTGGCTGGCATATCGGGCAACACATTCATGGACTTGTCACGCACACCGAATCTATCGCTGAACTCGAATGCCTCGTCGCTGGCGCATCGCAACTCGACGTTCTATGTGGATCTGCCGGGTGCTGCTGGCCTAGCTGGACTGTCGGGTACTGCAACACGCACTGATGCTGGGCAGGAGGACGACTACGACATCGGCCTACACCAGCAGGGACGTTACGAATCGATTGACACATTTTCGGATATTTCAGATTTGGGAGCGGCCCGCATGACGCCCCCGACGACAGCTGGGgctgcatcagcagcagcagctggttcAAATGCGGCTACAGCCGCCGAGCAAATGCTACTGAACGTTGAGACTATATCGAATTTCTCGCAGATCAGCGATCTGGTTGCAGCCACACGACTTGATCGTGCCGACTCCAACGCTACGGACACACGCAGCCTGGGCAGTCTGGGCTATTTGCTGGATCAACCCAGTGAGGGAGCCGCTGGCGGCCATTCGCCAGTGCCGCATATGCGTAAAGAGAATTTCCAGCTGCTGTGGCGCAGCATTATCGAGATCATGGGTTGTGTGCAGGACGAGGATATGCGACGAGCAT ATGAAAATCTCATTGAGTTGGGCAACAGCAATATCAAAAAGGAGCCGAGCTTGGAAAGCTTTACACAGCTAAATTTGGCAGGCAGCGGAGATGAG CAACCGGATAACAATGGCAATCCCACAACGCCGGCTGCAGAGCCGAGCAGCACAACGCGTCTGTTTATTGCGCTCGAGGAGGAGCTGCGACAGGCCAAGGCAGCCGCTGCGGGTGGAGGATCCGCTGCAgccacaagaacaacaaacacaacgagcagtggcagcagcagcagcacaaacaTCTCAGATGGTTGGCACATATCCATCAAACAGTTTATCGCCACAGCGCTCACATGCGAATGCATTGAGAAGGCATTCCAGACGAGCACACGCATTGTGGAGCAGATCGAACAGCTGCAGAAGAAGAGACGCAAATGCTTGTCCaccaactacaactactaa